A stretch of the Conger conger chromosome 3, fConCon1.1, whole genome shotgun sequence genome encodes the following:
- the LOC133123375 gene encoding uncharacterized protein LOC133123375 produces MPQMNSTHMQVLLASWLQHCLNGTWGATLPMPTATHPPPYFQNQNQNQNQAEGQGQGMVYILLIVGLFSFFSFGIMLSYIRS; encoded by the coding sequence ATGCCTCAGatgaacagcacacacatgcaggtccTTCTGGCCTCCTGGCTGCAGCACTGTCTGAACGGGACCTGGGGGGCCACATTGCCCATGCCAActgccacccacccacccccatactttcagaaccagaaccagaaccagaaccaggctgagggtcagggtcagggcaTGGTGTACATCCTGCTGATAGTGGGGCTGTTCAGCTTCTTCTCGTTCGGGATCATGCTCAGCTACATCCGCTCCTGA